A single genomic interval of Candidatus Bathyarchaeia archaeon harbors:
- a CDS encoding ATP-binding protein, with the protein MWIKASSPRFTWTGPEMIKGVSMQNFMSYVNAYVPLKPGLNLICGPNGAGKSSILLAISLVLGQTYTERARRL; encoded by the coding sequence ATGTGGATTAAAGCCTCTTCACCGAGGTTTACGTGGACGGGACCTGAGATGATTAAAGGGGTGTCGATGCAAAACTTCATGTCTTACGTGAACGCCTATGTTCCCCTTAAACCCGGTTTAAACCTGATCTGTGGTCCCAACGGGGCTGGGAAATCCTCCATCCTTTTAGCCATTTCCCTAGTGTTGGGTCAAACCTACACGGAGAGGGCTAGAAGGCTCA